TGAAGTGAGTTGGGAACAACTGAATGTATGAGCCTTAAAagtagttttcacatacaaactttataTGTCCGTACTCAGAATCAAATATGCTTCTCAGAAATAACATGGTCGCTGTGGTAGAATGTTTATTTTGATTGCCGATTTTCTGCTTTTAAGAGTgtgccatcaggtagcctgatttcagatgtgtccacgCAAACAGGATAATTAGGGAAATCtttcttcttgcaaagcatgtaaatgttttaattgaattattatattaatctgactatccacattaatcacattattgtgtgcatgtaaccataCTCAACATCAACTTGTTTTAACATCGCATTGTTTTAGCTGTATAGATCATGTCTTTTGGTTGTATTCAGAGGATTTTCAATGCTTTCCGACAATGCCATTAATCACGATACACTGACATTACAAAAAGTTAACTGATGAACTATGACAACTCTAATTGGGACACAACTGAGAGCCAATGATTAGACATGTCAGTAGTTTCATTACCTCTGGTCTGACCTCTGTGTTGTATTTCTCAGGGCTGGCTGCACTCATTGTTGTTGTGAAAACAGTAATCCTGAGAAACAAGGAACATGTTTTTAATATAAGACACACCCATCTACCACAGAAAGTTATATGAAACATACAAATCACAGTTAGTTGCATGTATGGGTAAGATGGAAACCTACTTAAATACCAGTGTGACATGAAAAGCTTCAAAACAGGGACAATTCTACTCAGATCTTCAGTGACAATAACACTACAGCTATTTTTTCAGACAGTTTCATAACAGAGGCCTATTAACTTTATTGCTGTGGTAAGGCAAAGGGAAGTGAAAGCAATGTTCGTTGCACAAAAACCCTCCCTCCTGCTGTGATTCACACTGGGGAATGGCACAGAGAGAAATGAGGACATAATAAACAAACTTCTTCTTCCTTACCTGTTACATACTGGGTTCATTGACAGGACCTGGGAGACAAAATGACTGATTTAAGATGCTTAAacaatttatttaaaaataaatacagttatacagtgcattcaggtgccttttctttaaaaaaaacctgaaataccttatttacataattattcagaccctttgctatgagactcaagagtccacctgtggtaaattcaattgaatggacatgatttggaaaggcatacacctgtctatataaaaaggtctcacagttgacagtacgTCAGAGGAAAAACAacaagctatgaggtcgaaggaattgtcagtagagctctgagacagatttgtgtcgaggcagagatctagggaagagtaccaaaaaatgtctgcagcattaaaggtccccaagaacacagtggcctccatcattcttaaatggaagaagtttggaaccaccaagaattcctagagctggccgcccagccaacctgagcaatcaggggagaagggccttggtcagggaagtaaCCAAGAACCTGaatgtcactctgacagagctccagagttcctctgcggagatgggagaaccttccagaaggacaaacatctctgcagcactccaccaatcagagatccttgatgaaaacctgctccagagcgctcaggacctgactggggccaaggttcaccttccaacaggacaatgaccctaagcacacagccaaccagtctctgaatgtccgtgagtggcccagccagagcccggacttgaacccaatctaacatctctggagagacctgaaaatagctgtgcagtgacgctccccatacaacctgacaaggcttgagaggatctgcagagaatgggagaaattccccaaatacaggtgtgccaagcttgtagtgtcatacccaagaagactcaaggctgtaatcgctgccaaaggtgcttcaacaaagtactgagtagggtctgaatacttatgtaaacgtgatttcattttttttatatatatataatacatttgcaaaaataaaaaaaaacagttttggcTTTCCATTATTATTCCACAACATGTggaagtcaagtggtctgaatactttccgaatgcactgtatttctgaaTTTGCTATTAGGATAACTTGTAGTCAAAAAGTAGTCAATGATACAATATAACATTGTCAAATGTAATACTATCTAAACAAATATTCAGCAATAACATACAGCCATCTACTTGCCTTATACATTGTATCCATATTGATATTATCTTGACCAGTTGCATTTAATGCTTTGTTGGCTGCATCTCTGGAAGAAAGATACATAAGCCATCCATTCACATGAAATCAATGAAAATATAATCATGGAGTCATGTAAAGTGAGCAGTAAGCTTACCTGCGATGATCCTTTGCAGGAGGCGGCAGCCAGTGATCGAAGTTGGTCTCTACTCTGAACCACCTATAGTAGGAAAGGACACTACACTTCATTTACACATTCAAGAGTAAACACCCCGATAAGTTTTGGCATCTTATTTTAAAAGCCCAATATCTGCTGATAGTATTATAATACATTTGTTTATTCTTGTATAATGAAAAGCAAATGATCTAAAAGTGCATAAAATAAAAGTtaatagaaaaaatatatatatatacagtggggcaaagaagtatttagtcagccaccaattgtgcaagttctcctacttaaaaagatgagaggcctgtaattttcatcataggtacacttcaactatgacagacaaaatgagaagaaaaaaatccagaaaaacacattgtaggatttttaattaatttatttgcaaattatggtggaaaataagtaagtatttggtcaataacaaaagtttatctcaatactttgttatataccctttgttggcaatgacagaggtcaaacgttttctgtaagtcttcacaaggttttcacacactgttgctggtattttggcccattcctccatgcagatctcctctagagctgtgatgttttggggctgttgctgggcaacacggacttaaactgtgaaggacctaggcgttactctggaccctaatctctcttttgacgaacaaatcaagactatttcaagggcagcttttttccatctacataacattaCAAAAATCAGAacatttctgtccaaaaattatgcagaaaaatgtatccacgCTTTTGTCAcctctagattagactactgcaaagctctactttccggctacctggataaagcactaaatcaagttcagttagtgctaaacacggctactagaatcttgactagaaccccaaaatttgatcatattactccagtgctagcctctatacactggcttcctgttaaggcttgggctgatttcaaggttttaatCTGAACcttcaaagcattacatgggcttgctcctacccatctttccgatttggtcctgccgtacatacctatacGTACACtgcggtcacaagatgcaggcttccttgtccctagaatttctaagcaaacagctggaggcagggctttcgcCTATAGaactcaatttttatggaatggtcagcctatccatgtgagagatgcagactcggtctcgacctttaagtctttattgaagactcatctcttcagtaggtacTATgactgagtgtagtctggcccaggggtgtgaaggtgaacggaaagacaCTGGAGCGACGAATCGCTCTTGCTGTCTGCCTGGcccgttcccctctctccactgggattctctgcctctaaccctattacaggggctgagccactggcttactggtgcgcttccatgctgtccccaggaggggtgcgtcacttgagtgggatgagtcactgacgtgatcttcctgtccaggtTGGCGCCgtggggagatcttcgtgggctatactcggccttgtctcagggtagtaagttggtggtttgaagatatccctctagtggtgtgggagctgtgctttggcaaagtgggtggggttatatcctgcctggttggccctgtccgggggtattgtcgggtggggccacagtgtctcctgacccctcctgtctcagtctccagtatttatgctgcaatagttagtgtcagggggctagggtcagtctgtatATCTgaagtatttatcctgtcttatccggtgtcctgtgtgaatttaagtatgctccgtCTAATTCTCTtgctctcggaggacctgagccctaggaccatgcctcaggactacctgtcctgatgactccttgctgtccccagtccacccggttgtgttgctgctccagtttcaaatggtctgcctgcagctatggaaccctgacctgttcaccggatgtgctaccttgtcctggacctgctgtctctaactctgaatgatcgggtatgaaaagccaactgacatttactcctgaggtgctgacctgttgcaccctctacaaccactgtgattattattattattattattattattattattagaccctgctggtcatctatgaacgtttcaacatcttggccatgtactgttataatctccacccggcacagccagaagaggactggccacccctcagagcctggttcctctctaggttcctgcctttctaggtagtttttcctagctaccgcgcttctacatctgcattgcttgctgtttggggttttatgctggatttctgtatagcactttgtgacatcggctgatgtaaaaaagggctttataaatacatttgattgattgacttaAGATAAAAATGGGAGGTTGGAAATATGGGTCAGACTCAATGATAACAGTTAGCATAACTCAGCTTTATAAATCTCAGCAGCTCTTAAAACAAACTAATACAATTTGTGTTATGGAAGAGACCCCTCATTTCCTACCCTCCATTTAAGGGTTCCAGAGGCCAGATATCAGCTGGGCCCTTCCTGTCCCTGGTAACCACCACTCCTTCCCCAGGCTTTACTCCGGCAACGATGTAGTACACACTTGTGATGATTGGGATTTTGGACAGCCGCATCACAGCATCCTGAAAGTCTGCTGCTTCCTCCAACGTCTGAAGAAAAACAAGAAAGGACAAGCCACAATAGTAGGTTAATAGACAAGCCATAATAGTCATTTGTGGTTAGCAAAGTGTTGATTTTTGTGGATGTTGATGGTTAAACTTCCTTACTTACCTCTCTCACCAGCCAGCTGACTGGAGATCTTTTCAGCAGGAAAGCAGAGACCCAGTTCTTCCACCAATTCCACCAGTGGTCTTCACCTGACGATAACACACTGCCTTAAATGACTGACTCACACCTTTATGGATGTGTTCTGGACAATTAGATAAAGTGAATCCTTACCACGCTGGTCACCAGAGACTGTGAATTTATTTGGACTCTGTCCGGTCCACAGCCCGACATAGCCAGCAAAAGACGTACCACGATAAGCCACCTGGAAAAGTTGAGTAATTAGGAGGGGATTTTACTTGACCCTTTTCCAGCCTAACATCACACTCCAGATTTACTTCACAGTGCCCAAACTAAGTTCTCTGGCATTATCGGCTGATTGACACCTTGGCCTTGCAGAAGTGAAACTGCAGATGGAAAGGTTGAGCTGTGTGTAACATACCGTTCCATTTTTGAGAAAGAGAACATTGATGGTGAGATTCCGGAGTATATCATGTGGGTAGTCAAGGTTCCTGCCATGATACAAACGTCCACTTGTGTCCTGAGCTACAATACTAGTGCAAAACCTACAGATGCAATAGGAGCTGTTAAGTCATGAAGGAGGGGGGTTCTTACAACACATACTTTCATTCTTCTTCTTTGTGCTTCTGACAACAAGAAGCTGTGACTACATTCTTGTTTCAACTGGTTGAATGGCATTTGTATCAGTAGGCCTACATGTAAAGCAGATCAGTTCATACATACGCTGATATTTCATAGGCAAAGTTGAGAAGGATGACATCGGAAAGGCTCCCTCGAAAATATGAGGCCATTCCTCTGATCTCCCCTGCGTATGGAGGAGGTACATACTTCTCCAAGGCCTCCACAACCGGAGTTACCGCATGATGCACCCATTTTGGAACAGTGGCACTGCAACAAAAAATATTAAGTTTTAGGTGTTAATATTAATCAACACCATGGGCAAGCTTAGGCTACTCACATTGTGTCCGTCAACATACTGTATGCCTGCAGATATTCATACATATTTAAACTGCAAGCACAGATATTATGCAAATAACATATCATGGCATATTTTGTCATATTTGACATATTAAATGGTAAGTGAAAATACATGGTTAAGTCTGATCAATGTCCATATACTGAAGTTGACGTAAAACTTCTGCAATTCAGGTTTAGGCTACCTAATCAAAAGTCCTGTCCATCATGTGACATTAAAGCAAAAATCTATATTTTAGTTTGAGACAAATATTATTAAACCAACTTTTGGAGGCAACTAGAACTTCTATAAATAGGCATTCCGCCGTATTAAGCACTTACTCAATCACTTCAGCACCTGCTTTCACCAGGTAGTCGACATCAAAAACTTTAAATAGAGGCGCCCATCGCACTTCTGGGGGATCATCCAAGCTGACGTTGACCACAGCTGGAACGAAGTCTGACTCACATGAAACGACCAGACCCAGCAGGAGCAATGTTGACAACATCGTGCCCTTTTCGCGGATATGGCAGTAGCCTAGGAACTTGTGCGTTCCAATTCAAATGGGCGCAACTTTACAGGCAACATCGTTGCAACTTCTCCATAACTTCCTGTTTCTCTTTTGGGGTAGCGCCTGTGAGCAtggttaa
This sequence is a window from Oncorhynchus keta strain PuntledgeMale-10-30-2019 chromosome 14, Oket_V2, whole genome shotgun sequence. Protein-coding genes within it:
- the LOC118393003 gene encoding N-acylethanolamine-hydrolyzing acid amidase-like isoform X2; translated protein: MLSTLLLLGLVVSCESDFVPAVVNVSLDDPPEVRWAPLFKVFDVDYLVKAGAEVIDATVPKWVHHAVTPVVEALEKYVPPPYAGEIRGMASYFRGSLSDVILLNFAYEISAFCTSIVAQDTSGRLYHGRNLDYPHDILRNLTINVLFLKNGTVAYRGTSFAGYVGLWTGQSPNKFTVSGDQRGEDHWWNWWKNWVSAFLLKRSPVSWLVRETLEEAADFQDAVMRLSKIPIITSVYYIVAGVKPGEGVVVTRDRKGPADIWPLEPLNGGWFRVETNFDHWLPPPAKDHRRDAANKALNATGQDNINMDTMYKASRCLYVFGEYLFR
- the LOC118393003 gene encoding N-acylethanolamine-hydrolyzing acid amidase-like isoform X1 → MLSTLLLLGLVVSCESDFVPAVVNVSLDDPPEVRWAPLFKVFDVDYLVKAGAEVIDATVPKWVHHAVTPVVEALEKYVPPPYAGEIRGMASYFRGSLSDVILLNFAYEISAFCTSIVAQDTSGRLYHGRNLDYPHDILRNLTINVLFLKNGTVAYRGTSFAGYVGLWTGQSPNKFTVSGDQRGEDHWWNWWKNWVSAFLLKRSPVSWLVRETLEEAADFQDAVMRLSKIPIITSVYYIVAGVKPGEGVVVTRDRKGPADIWPLEPLNGGWFRVETNFDHWLPPPAKDHRRDAANKALNATGQDNINMDTMYKVLSMNPVCNRITVFTTTMSAASPEKYNTEVRPEGCHSNE
- the LOC118393003 gene encoding N-acylethanolamine-hydrolyzing acid amidase-like isoform X3; this encodes MLSTLLLLGLVVSCESDFVPAVVNVSLDDPPEVRWAPLFKVFDVDYLVKAGAEVIDATVPKWVHHAVTPVVEALEKYVPPPYAGEIRGMASYFRGSLSDVILLNFAYEISAFCTSIVAQDTSGRLYHGRNLDYPHDILRNLTINVLFLKNGTVAYRGTSFAGYVGLWTGQSPNKFTVSGDQRGEDHWWNWWKNWVSAFLLKRSPVSWLVRETLEEAADFQDAVMRLSKIPIITSVYYIVAGVKPGEGVVVTRDRKGPADIWPLEPLNGGWFRVETNFDHWLPPPAKDHRR